The sequence CCCTCCGCGGAACGGTCCACGACGGCCGAGCCGAGTCCGAGCGCCAGCGCTCCGGACGATCCGGCGGCGGCCGAGAAGGAGATCAAGGAGAACTGGGAGAAGTTCTTCGACCCCGCGGTCCCCACGAAGGAGAAACAGGCGGTCCTGGAGAACGGCGACGCGATGGGCCAGGTCCTGAAGAGCTTCAGCGGCGACGAGCGGGGCGGGCAGGTCGAGGCGAAGGTCGGCAAGGTCGCCTTCACCTCGCCGACCGAGGCGAACGTGACGTACACGCTGACCCTGAAGGGCGCCACGGTCATGCCGGACGCGGCCGGGACCTCCGTCGAGCAGGACGACACGTGGAAGGTGTCCGTCAAGACGCTGTGCGGTCTTGTCACTCTGAGCGGCAATGCCTCGCCGGGCCCGGGTTGCTGAATCGGCTGTCGTGGGCCTGCTGCTCCTGCTGGGCACGGCCTGCGGCAGCCGTCTCCCCGAGAGCGACTTCGAGGACCGGCCCGGCCGCACGCCCGCCCGCACCACCGCGGAGCCGATCCGGGTGGGCGTCGTCACGAGCGCCACCAGCCCGGTCGGCGGCGACGCCTTCACCGGCCCGCGCGACGGCGCGAAGGCCTACTTCGACGCCCTGAACGCGCGCGGTGGCATCGGGGGACGCCGGGTCGAGGTCCGTACGTGCGACGACGGCGGCAGCGGCGTCGGCAACAACGAGTGCGTGCACCGGCTCGTCGACGAGGACGAGGTGGTGGCCCTCGTCGCCACGACCGCCCTCGACTACGCGGGAGCCTCCCGGGTGTCCCACGCGCGCGTGCCCGACATCGGCGGACAGCCCATCGGCGCCGCCTACGACACCTATCCGCATCTCTACGGGATCTACGGCAGCCTCGCCCCACGGAACGGAAAGCCCGGCTGGGACGGGAAGCTGTACGGCGGCACCGAGATCTACCGCTGGTTCAAGGAGAAGCAGGGCGCCCGTACGGCGGCCGTCGTCTCGTACAACCAGTCCGCGTCGGCGGCGTACGCCCGGCTCGTCACCCGGGGCCTGAAGGCCGAGGGCTACAAGGTCGTCACCGAACAGGTCGACTTCGCGCTGCCCAACTTCCGCGCCGCCGCGGCCGACCTGAAGGAACAGGGCGCCGACCTGGTCTTCGACGCCATAGACACCTACGGCAACGCCCAGTTGTGCAAGGCGATGGACGACGTCGGCGCCGAGGTCCTCGCCAAGGTCACCAACGTGCAGAACTGGACG is a genomic window of Streptomyces sp. NBC_00414 containing:
- a CDS encoding ABC transporter substrate-binding protein is translated as MPRRARVAESAVVGLLLLLGTACGSRLPESDFEDRPGRTPARTTAEPIRVGVVTSATSPVGGDAFTGPRDGAKAYFDALNARGGIGGRRVEVRTCDDGGSGVGNNECVHRLVDEDEVVALVATTALDYAGASRVSHARVPDIGGQPIGAAYDTYPHLYGIYGSLAPRNGKPGWDGKLYGGTEIYRWFKEKQGARTAAVVSYNQSASAAYARLVTRGLKAEGYKVVTEQVDFALPNFRAAAADLKEQGADLVFDAIDTYGNAQLCKAMDDVGAEVLAKVTNVQNWTSTVREDYKDAPRCRNTLWATGASRNYEDTDHEAVREFRDGTKSLKTRSQWQVEGWAAAMWFTDAARSCAETGVTRACVDRFMADGKPYTADGLLLPVRFEHLPEPPRTRRTCLSVARWEDARGWVSQGDMNSQCYDVPQLSYKP